The following coding sequences lie in one Lelliottia jeotgali genomic window:
- a CDS encoding Aerotaxis sensor receptor protein produces MSAQPYVTQNEYPLNDDTTLMSTTDLHSHMTHTNDTFVKVSGYQLDELLGQPHNLVRHPDMPKAAFADMWYTLKQGEPWSGIVKNRRKNGDHYWVRANAVPMVRGGAVTGYMSIRTRATAEEIAAVEPLYKALNEGRCNKRVHKGLVVSKGVFGKLPAMPLRWRVRSVMAILFVALAATLIATHASWAALGASALVMLLGTVLFEQQIVRPVENVARQALKVATGERNSVDHLNRSDELGLTLRAVGQLGLMCRWLINDVSSQVVSVRDGSDRLAKGNEDLNDRTRQTVANVQQTVTTMNQMAASVQSNSETAAAADKLSIVASGAAAEGGSAMQTVVKTMDDIADSTQRIGSITKLINDIAFQTNILALNAAVEAARAGEQGKGFAVVAGEVRHLASRSASAANDIRKLIDASASKVQSGSDQVHAAGRTMDDIVEQVQNVTRLIAQISHSTSEQATGLSDLTRAVAELDDITQKNADLVEESARVSAMVKHRAGRLEDAVTVLH; encoded by the coding sequence ATGTCCGCTCAACCGTATGTCACTCAGAATGAATATCCTCTGAACGACGATACCACCCTCATGTCCACCACCGATCTCCACAGCCACATGACCCACACCAACGACACCTTCGTGAAAGTGAGCGGCTACCAACTGGATGAATTGCTGGGGCAGCCGCACAATTTAGTGCGCCACCCGGATATGCCGAAAGCGGCGTTTGCCGATATGTGGTACACGCTAAAACAGGGCGAGCCGTGGAGCGGGATCGTGAAAAACCGCCGCAAGAATGGCGACCACTACTGGGTGCGTGCTAACGCAGTGCCAATGGTGCGCGGCGGTGCGGTGACGGGGTACATGTCGATTCGTACCCGGGCGACGGCGGAAGAGATCGCGGCGGTTGAGCCACTGTACAAAGCGCTGAACGAAGGGCGCTGCAACAAGCGCGTTCATAAAGGGCTGGTGGTGAGTAAAGGCGTGTTTGGGAAATTACCGGCGATGCCGCTGCGCTGGCGGGTGCGTAGCGTCATGGCAATACTGTTTGTGGCACTGGCGGCCACGCTTATTGCAACGCATGCGAGCTGGGCCGCATTGGGTGCGAGCGCGCTGGTGATGCTGCTGGGCACCGTTCTGTTCGAGCAGCAAATCGTCCGTCCGGTAGAAAATGTGGCCCGACAGGCGCTCAAAGTCGCAACCGGTGAGCGGAACAGCGTCGACCATCTTAATCGCAGCGACGAGCTTGGGCTGACCTTACGTGCCGTTGGACAGCTGGGGCTGATGTGTCGCTGGCTGATCAATGATGTTTCAAGTCAGGTGGTGAGCGTGCGTGATGGCAGCGATCGCCTGGCGAAGGGCAATGAAGATCTTAATGACCGCACCCGTCAGACGGTGGCTAACGTGCAGCAGACGGTGACCACCATGAATCAGATGGCGGCATCGGTGCAGAGTAATTCTGAAACCGCAGCGGCGGCTGATAAACTCTCGATAGTGGCGAGCGGTGCGGCGGCTGAAGGCGGCAGCGCAATGCAGACCGTCGTGAAAACGATGGACGATATTGCCGACAGCACCCAGCGGATTGGCTCCATCACTAAACTCATCAACGATATCGCCTTCCAGACCAATATTCTGGCGCTCAATGCGGCAGTAGAAGCGGCGCGTGCGGGCGAGCAGGGCAAAGGCTTTGCCGTGGTGGCCGGAGAGGTTCGCCACCTGGCAAGCCGCAGCGCCAGCGCTGCGAATGATATCCGCAAACTGATTGATGCCAGTGCCAGCAAGGTTCAGTCGGGTTCCGACCAAGTTCATGCCGCCGGGCGCACTATGGATGACATTGTTGAGCAGGTACAAAATGTGACGCGCCTGATTGCCCAGATCAGTCACTCGACGTCCGAGCAGGCGACAGGGCTATCTGACCTGACTCGCGCGGTGGCTGAACTGGATGACATCACGCAGAAAAACGCCGATCTGGTGGAAGAGAGCGCCCGCGTTTCGGCAATGGTGAAGCACCGCGCCGGACGTCTTGAAGATGCGGTAACGGTTCTCCATTGA
- a CDS encoding Putrescine aminotransferase — MKQLNREVIDYFKEHVNPGFLEYRKSVTAGGDYGAVEWQAGSLNTLVDTQGQEFIDCLGGFGIFNVGHRNPVVVSAVQNQLAKQPLHSQELLDPLRAMLAKTLAALTPGKLKYSFFCNSGTESVEAALKLAKAYQSPRGKFTFIATTGAFHGKSLGALSATAKSTFRKPFMPLLPGFRHVPFGDINAMRTVLTECRKTGDDVAAIILEPIQGEGGVILPPQGYLPAVRKLCDEFGALLILDEVQTGMGRTGKMFACEHENVQPDILCLAKALGGGVMPIGATIATEEVFSVLFDNPFLHTTTFGGNPLACAAALATINVLLEQNLPAQAEQKGDMLLDGFLQLGREYPDLVQDARGKGMLMAIEFVDNEIGYNFASEMFRQRVLVAGTLNNSKTIRIEPPLTLTIEQCEQVLKAARKALAAIRVSVEEA, encoded by the coding sequence ATGAAACAACTTAACCGAGAGGTGATTGATTACTTTAAAGAGCATGTAAATCCGGGGTTTTTAGAGTACCGAAAATCTGTTACCGCTGGCGGGGATTACGGAGCCGTAGAGTGGCAAGCGGGAAGTCTGAATACGCTTGTCGACACCCAGGGACAGGAGTTTATAGATTGCCTGGGTGGTTTTGGAATTTTCAACGTGGGGCACCGTAATCCAGTTGTGGTTTCCGCCGTACAGAATCAGCTCGCGAAACAACCCCTTCACAGCCAGGAACTGCTGGACCCGCTTCGCGCCATGCTCGCGAAGACGCTGGCGGCCTTAACGCCTGGCAAACTGAAATACAGTTTCTTCTGCAATAGCGGCACGGAATCGGTCGAAGCGGCGCTGAAACTCGCCAAAGCGTACCAGTCTCCGCGCGGGAAATTCACCTTTATCGCCACCACCGGCGCGTTCCACGGGAAATCCCTTGGCGCACTGTCGGCTACGGCAAAATCGACCTTCCGCAAACCGTTTATGCCGCTGCTGCCGGGCTTCCGTCACGTGCCGTTCGGCGATATCAACGCGATGCGCACCGTGCTGACCGAGTGCCGTAAAACCGGTGACGACGTGGCGGCGATTATCCTTGAGCCGATTCAGGGCGAAGGGGGGGTGATCCTGCCGCCGCAGGGCTATCTGCCTGCGGTTCGCAAGCTGTGCGATGAGTTTGGCGCGCTGCTTATCCTCGATGAAGTGCAAACCGGGATGGGACGCACCGGCAAGATGTTTGCCTGTGAACACGAAAACGTGCAACCGGACATTCTGTGTCTGGCAAAAGCTCTCGGCGGCGGCGTGATGCCGATTGGCGCAACCATCGCCACCGAAGAGGTGTTCTCGGTGCTGTTCGATAATCCGTTCCTGCATACCACCACTTTTGGCGGTAACCCGCTGGCCTGTGCGGCCGCGCTGGCGACCATCAACGTGCTGCTGGAGCAGAACTTACCGGCTCAGGCGGAGCAGAAAGGCGATATGTTGCTGGACGGTTTCCTGCAGTTAGGCCGCGAGTACCCGGATCTGGTGCAGGACGCGCGCGGAAAAGGGATGCTAATGGCCATTGAGTTTGTGGATAACGAAATCGGCTACAACTTCGCGAGCGAGATGTTCCGCCAGCGTGTGTTAGTGGCCGGGACGTTGAACAACTCGAAAACCATCCGCATTGAACCGCCGCTGACGCTGACCATTGAGCAGTGCGAGCAAGTGCTGAAAGCGGCCCGTAAGGCGCTGGCGGCAATAAGGGTGAGTGTGGAAGAGGCATAA
- a CDS encoding tRNA-binding protein YgjH: protein METVSYGDFARLEMRTGKIIDVKRHGNADKLYIVQIDIGERQLQTVTSLVPYYTEQELLGKEVVVLCNLEKAKMRGEVSECMLLCAETEDGSESVLLTAERAMPVGVRIV, encoded by the coding sequence ATGGAAACTGTTTCTTACGGGGATTTCGCCCGCCTGGAGATGCGCACCGGGAAAATTATCGACGTAAAGCGTCACGGCAATGCCGATAAGCTGTATATCGTGCAGATTGATATTGGCGAGCGCCAGCTTCAGACCGTCACCAGCCTGGTGCCGTATTACACCGAACAGGAATTACTCGGTAAAGAGGTGGTGGTGCTGTGTAATCTGGAAAAAGCCAAAATGCGCGGGGAAGTGTCGGAATGTATGCTGCTGTGCGCTGAGACCGAGGACGGCAGCGAAAGCGTGCTGTTAACAGCGGAGCGCGCGATGCCAGTGGGCGTTCGTATCGTTTAA
- a CDS encoding Evolved beta-D-galactosidase transcriptional repressor encodes MATLKDIAKEAGVSQATVSRILNDDRTLNVKEETRHRILEIAEKLEYRGSSARKSLIQHDACHHVLALYSYRQELEINDPYYLAIRHGIETQCEKLNIGLTNCYENQGLPEISKVSGILIVGKPAEQMRLAAEALSDNICFVDFHEAGSAFDSVDIDLVRISKEVIDFFAAQGVQRIGFIGGEDEPGKADIREKAFVEYGQLKGVVSEKDIWRGGFSSSSGYELATKMLAQDDFPEALFVASDSIAIGVLRAIHEKGLTIPQDISLISVNDIPTARFTFPPLTTVRIHSEMMGSQGVNLLVEKARDGRALPLQVFVPSRLKLRGTTR; translated from the coding sequence ATGGCAACACTGAAAGATATCGCAAAGGAAGCGGGCGTGTCGCAGGCCACTGTGTCGCGCATTCTTAACGACGACCGGACGCTAAACGTCAAAGAAGAGACGCGTCACCGGATCCTGGAAATTGCTGAAAAGCTGGAATATCGCGGCAGCAGTGCGCGTAAAAGCCTGATCCAGCATGACGCCTGCCATCACGTGCTGGCACTTTACAGCTACCGTCAGGAGCTGGAAATCAATGACCCCTACTACCTCGCTATCCGTCATGGCATTGAAACCCAATGCGAAAAGCTGAATATTGGCCTGACCAATTGCTATGAAAATCAGGGGCTGCCGGAGATAAGCAAAGTCAGCGGAATTCTGATTGTCGGCAAACCGGCAGAGCAGATGCGCCTGGCGGCCGAAGCCCTGAGCGATAATATCTGCTTTGTCGATTTTCACGAGGCGGGTTCCGCTTTTGACTCGGTGGATATCGACCTGGTGCGCATCAGCAAAGAGGTGATCGACTTCTTCGCCGCCCAGGGCGTGCAGCGTATCGGCTTTATCGGCGGCGAAGATGAGCCGGGTAAGGCAGATATTCGCGAAAAAGCGTTCGTCGAATACGGCCAGCTCAAAGGCGTGGTGTCGGAGAAAGATATCTGGCGCGGCGGCTTCTCCAGTTCATCGGGCTATGAGCTGGCGACGAAGATGTTGGCGCAGGACGACTTCCCCGAAGCGCTGTTTGTCGCCTCCGACTCCATCGCCATCGGCGTGCTGCGGGCGATCCACGAGAAAGGGCTGACCATTCCGCAGGATATTAGCCTGATAAGCGTCAATGATATCCCCACCGCCCGCTTTACCTTCCCGCCGCTGACCACCGTGCGCATCCATTCTGAGATGATGGGCAGCCAGGGTGTAAACCTGCTGGTGGAAAAAGCACGCGATGGCCGTGCACTGCCGCTGCAGGTGTTTGTTCCCAGCCGGTTGAAGCTGCGCGGCACGACTCGTTAA
- a CDS encoding Evolved beta-D-galactosidase, alpha subunit, producing MNRWENVQLTHENRLPPRAYFFAYHDIDQARRFAREASSHFLLLSGQWAFRYFDHPLEVPEAFPHQLMSDWGQISVPSMWQLEGHGKLQYTDEGFPFPIDVPFVPSANPTGAYQRVFMLGESWSTRQTLIKFDGVETYFEVYVNGHYVGFSKGSRLTAEFDVSPFVHAGENLLCVKVMQWADSTYIEDQDMWWTAGIFRDVYLVGRELTHIDDFTVTTTFNDDYCDATLSCHVELENLAAQTQNVTLNVQLFDGEQRLYQGEAQASVSQRQALDFSVDVKQPKQWSAETPYLYHLLLILKNAAGEILEVVPQRVGFRDIQVRDGLMLINNHYVMLHGVNRHDNDHRKGRAVSMDRVEKDLILMKQHNINSVRTAHYPNDPRFYELCDLYGLFVMAETDVESHGFANVGDLSRITDDPTWESVYVERIVRHVQAQKNHPSIVIWSLGNESGYGCNIRAMAKACKALDPTRLLHYEEDRDADVVDIISTMYTRVPLMNEFGEYPHPKPRIICEYAHAMGNGPGGLNEYQNVFYRHDCLQGHYVWEWCDHGIQAQDADGKTFYQYGGDFGDYPNNANFCLDGLIYSDQTPGPGLLEYKQVIAPVKVSAVDLARGELRVENKLWFSTLDDYTLRVEIKAEGELLSSQALKVSDLAPNSARTVQITVPNTDGRESWANVFVSKDSATSYSDANHPIAQYQFALAPRTLVAQPWQTDSATPLVVSDERLTCVVSGHNFRMVFSKLSGKLTSWRVNGEELIAEEGKINFFKPMIDNHKQEYEGLWQPNHLHIMQEHLRAFRIEHDGDELVIETQTIIAPPVFDFGMRCTYRWRISPAGALGVELAGTPYGDYPHMIPCIGFTLGINQHFDQVTYYGRGPGENYPDSQQANLIDVWKSDVDAMFENYPFPQNNGNRQQVRWASLTNHSGHGLLVVAQKPIHFSAWPYSGEAIHAARHCNELERSGHITLNLDHQLLGLGSNSWGSEVLDSWRVRFQPFRYGFTLLPTCGDVQAQAFSLTPAAAESEAE from the coding sequence ATGAACCGCTGGGAGAATGTTCAGTTAACGCACGAGAACCGGCTGCCGCCGCGCGCGTACTTTTTTGCCTATCACGATATCGATCAAGCCCGCCGCTTTGCCCGCGAGGCCAGCAGCCATTTTCTGCTGCTGAGCGGCCAATGGGCGTTCCGCTATTTCGACCATCCGCTTGAAGTGCCCGAAGCGTTTCCCCACCAGCTGATGAGCGACTGGGGCCAGATTAGCGTGCCGTCCATGTGGCAGCTGGAAGGCCACGGCAAACTGCAATACACCGATGAAGGCTTCCCCTTCCCGATTGACGTGCCATTCGTTCCGAGTGCGAATCCTACCGGCGCCTATCAGCGCGTATTCATGCTTGGTGAAAGCTGGAGCACGCGTCAGACGCTGATTAAATTCGACGGCGTAGAGACCTATTTCGAAGTGTACGTAAACGGCCATTACGTCGGGTTCAGCAAGGGCAGTCGCCTGACCGCTGAATTTGACGTTTCGCCGTTCGTTCATGCGGGTGAAAACCTGCTGTGTGTCAAAGTGATGCAGTGGGCGGATTCAACCTACATCGAAGATCAGGATATGTGGTGGACGGCGGGGATCTTCCGCGACGTCTATCTGGTGGGTCGCGAGCTGACGCACATCGACGATTTCACCGTCACCACAACCTTCAACGACGACTATTGCGACGCCACTCTCTCCTGCCACGTCGAGCTGGAAAACCTGGCCGCCCAGACGCAAAACGTCACCCTTAACGTTCAGCTTTTCGACGGCGAACAGCGACTGTATCAGGGCGAAGCGCAGGCCAGCGTCAGTCAGCGCCAGGCTCTCGATTTCAGCGTGGATGTGAAGCAGCCAAAACAGTGGTCCGCCGAAACGCCTTATCTGTATCACCTGCTACTGATCCTGAAAAACGCGGCGGGCGAAATACTGGAAGTGGTGCCGCAACGCGTGGGCTTCCGCGACATTCAGGTGCGCGACGGCCTGATGCTCATCAACAACCATTACGTGATGCTCCACGGCGTGAACCGCCACGATAACGATCATCGCAAGGGGCGCGCGGTGAGTATGGATCGCGTCGAGAAAGATCTGATCCTGATGAAGCAACACAACATCAACTCGGTACGCACCGCCCACTATCCGAACGATCCGCGCTTTTACGAGCTGTGCGATCTCTACGGTCTGTTCGTGATGGCGGAAACTGACGTCGAATCCCACGGATTTGCCAACGTCGGCGATCTGAGCCGCATCACCGACGATCCAACGTGGGAAAGCGTGTATGTCGAGCGCATCGTGCGCCACGTGCAGGCGCAGAAAAACCATCCGTCGATTGTCATCTGGTCGCTCGGCAACGAATCCGGCTATGGCTGCAACATTCGCGCGATGGCGAAAGCCTGCAAGGCGCTGGACCCAACCCGCCTGCTGCATTACGAAGAGGACCGCGACGCCGACGTGGTGGACATCATCTCCACCATGTACACCCGCGTCCCGCTGATGAATGAGTTCGGCGAATATCCGCACCCAAAACCGCGCATCATCTGCGAATACGCCCACGCGATGGGCAACGGTCCCGGCGGATTAAATGAATACCAGAACGTGTTTTATCGTCACGACTGCCTGCAAGGGCATTACGTCTGGGAGTGGTGCGATCACGGCATTCAGGCGCAGGACGCGGACGGCAAAACCTTCTACCAGTACGGCGGCGATTTTGGTGACTACCCAAATAACGCCAACTTCTGCCTCGACGGGCTGATCTACTCCGATCAAACACCTGGCCCCGGCCTGCTGGAATACAAGCAGGTGATCGCCCCGGTGAAAGTCAGCGCCGTCGATCTCGCGCGCGGCGAGCTGCGGGTCGAGAACAAACTGTGGTTCAGCACACTCGACGACTACACCCTGCGCGTGGAGATCAAAGCCGAAGGCGAATTGCTCAGCAGCCAGGCGCTGAAAGTAAGTGATTTAGCCCCGAACAGCGCCCGCACCGTTCAGATTACCGTCCCAAACACAGACGGGCGCGAAAGCTGGGCCAACGTATTCGTCAGCAAAGATTCCGCCACTTCTTACAGCGATGCGAATCACCCGATTGCGCAGTATCAGTTTGCGCTGGCCCCGCGCACCCTGGTCGCGCAGCCGTGGCAGACAGACAGCGCCACGCCGCTGGTCGTCAGTGACGAACGCCTGACCTGCGTCGTCAGCGGACACAACTTCCGCATGGTGTTCTCGAAACTCAGCGGCAAGCTCACGTCATGGCGGGTGAACGGTGAAGAATTGATCGCCGAAGAGGGCAAAATTAACTTCTTCAAACCGATGATTGATAACCACAAGCAGGAGTACGAAGGGCTGTGGCAACCGAATCATCTGCACATCATGCAGGAACATCTGCGCGCGTTTCGCATTGAGCACGACGGCGATGAACTGGTGATTGAAACTCAGACCATCATCGCGCCGCCGGTGTTTGATTTCGGCATGCGCTGCACCTACCGCTGGCGCATCAGCCCTGCCGGCGCACTCGGCGTCGAGCTGGCGGGCACGCCGTATGGCGACTACCCGCACATGATCCCGTGCATCGGCTTTACGCTCGGCATCAACCAACACTTCGATCAGGTGACGTACTACGGGCGTGGGCCAGGCGAAAACTACCCAGACAGCCAGCAGGCGAATCTGATCGACGTCTGGAAAAGCGACGTCGATGCGATGTTCGAAAACTACCCGTTCCCGCAGAACAACGGCAACCGCCAGCAGGTGCGCTGGGCGTCGCTCACCAACCATAGCGGCCACGGCCTGCTCGTGGTGGCGCAAAAGCCGATCCACTTCAGCGCCTGGCCGTACAGCGGCGAAGCAATTCATGCCGCGCGACACTGCAACGAACTCGAGCGCAGCGGGCATATCACATTGAATCTTGATCACCAACTGCTGGGATTAGGTTCTAACTCCTGGGGCAGCGAAGTGCTGGACAGCTGGCGCGTGCGCTTCCAGCCGTTCCGCTACGGCTTCACCCTGCTGCCGACCTGTGGTGACGTGCAGGCCCAGGCGTTTTCTCTTACTCCCGCAGCCGCCGAAAGCGAGGCCGAATAA
- a CDS encoding Evolved beta-D-galactosidase, beta subunit: MDIINNLEEFTRRYHGGRKWQRCVEAIQNIDSIRPGVAHSIGDSLSYRLTTDTATDALFLGHRRYFDVHYYLQGAQKIEYAPKAQLQVVECYRDETDREFFKGCGTTVQVHEGQMVICDIDEACRFISDGAVKKVVLRVTVEDGYFHNK; the protein is encoded by the coding sequence ATGGACATTATTAACAACCTGGAAGAGTTTACCCGCCGCTACCACGGTGGTCGCAAATGGCAGCGCTGCGTGGAAGCCATACAGAACATCGACAGCATTCGTCCCGGCGTGGCCCATTCAATTGGCGATTCGCTCAGCTATCGCCTGACCACCGACACCGCCACCGACGCGCTTTTCCTCGGTCATCGGCGTTATTTCGACGTGCATTACTACCTGCAGGGTGCGCAAAAAATCGAGTACGCACCGAAAGCGCAGCTTCAGGTGGTGGAGTGCTACCGCGATGAAACCGACCGAGAGTTCTTTAAAGGCTGCGGGACCACCGTGCAGGTGCACGAAGGCCAGATGGTGATTTGTGATATCGACGAAGCCTGCCGCTTTATTAGCGACGGCGCGGTGAAGAAGGTCGTCCTGCGGGTGACCGTAGAAGACGGCTATTTCCATAACAAATAA
- a CDS encoding isomerase — MKLTTPLAPLACALMLSLSAHAATADSYKNVINRVGAPHYMQDFDSDDHQRFNPFFDLGAWHGHLLPDGPETMGGFPGPALLTEEYINFMATNFDRLTVTRGGKKVDFTMQAWSLPGALVQTLTAPGVKIVMTLRFASPRTSLLETQITSDAPLVLQWDGELLEKLEAKEGKAVSDKTIDGTYPDYQRHLAATRDGVNVTFGKVRSTWDLLTSGASQYQVHRSIPVETHIDGHRFTSTAHINGSTTIWTTYSHLLTADDVSHEKAQIRDILARPAHFMQASEKRWEGYLQRGLTNPDATPEQTRVAVKAIETLNGNWRSPGGAVKFNTVTPSVTGRWFSGNQTWPWDTWKQAFAMAHFNPEIAKENIRAVFSWQVKADDKVRPQDAGFVPDLIAWNLSPDRGGDGGNWNERNTKPSLAAWSVMEVYKTTQDKAWLEEMYPKLVAYHDWWLRNRDHNHNGVPEYGATRDKAHNTENGEMLFTVKTGDKEHTLSGLKNYDATVSKGQYDSLQIPAQVAASWESGRDDAAVFGFIDKDQLDKYVQNGGKRSDWTVSFAENRDAKGTLLGYSLMQESVDQASYMFSDNRYLAEMATILGKPEAAKHYGQLADKLAGYINTCMFDAKSGFYYDIRIEEKPLSNGCAGKPIVERGKGPEGWSPLFNGAATQAHADAVVKVMLDPKEFNTFVPLGTAALTNPAFGADIYWRGRVWVDQFWFGLKGMERYGHRDAALKLADTFFQHAKGLTSDGPIQENYNPLTGAQQGAPNFSWSSAHLYMLYNDFFRKE; from the coding sequence ATGAAACTGACTACCCCACTCGCCCCGCTGGCCTGTGCTTTGATGCTCAGCCTCTCGGCGCACGCGGCTACCGCTGATAGCTATAAAAACGTGATTAACCGCGTCGGCGCGCCGCACTACATGCAGGATTTCGACAGCGACGACCACCAGCGTTTTAACCCGTTCTTCGATCTCGGGGCCTGGCACGGACATTTGCTGCCCGATGGCCCGGAAACAATGGGCGGCTTCCCCGGCCCGGCGCTGCTGACAGAAGAGTACATCAACTTTATGGCCACCAACTTTGACCGGCTGACGGTCACTCGCGGCGGCAAAAAAGTCGATTTCACAATGCAGGCATGGAGCCTTCCCGGCGCATTAGTCCAGACCCTGACCGCGCCGGGCGTGAAGATCGTCATGACCCTGCGCTTCGCCAGCCCGCGCACCTCGCTTCTGGAAACACAAATCACTAGCGACGCACCTCTCGTTCTGCAATGGGATGGCGAGTTGCTGGAAAAACTGGAAGCCAAAGAGGGCAAAGCGGTTTCCGATAAAACCATCGATGGCACGTATCCGGACTATCAGCGCCACCTGGCCGCCACGCGCGACGGCGTGAACGTGACGTTTGGCAAAGTGCGTTCGACCTGGGATCTGCTGACCTCCGGGGCATCGCAGTATCAGGTGCATAGGTCGATTCCCGTTGAGACTCACATTGACGGGCATCGCTTTACCAGCACCGCGCACATCAATGGTTCGACGACGATCTGGACCACTTATTCTCATCTGCTGACCGCCGACGACGTCAGCCATGAGAAGGCGCAGATCCGCGATATCCTCGCCCGCCCTGCGCACTTTATGCAGGCGTCGGAGAAGCGCTGGGAAGGTTACTTGCAGCGCGGACTGACGAATCCAGACGCCACGCCGGAACAGACGCGCGTCGCGGTGAAAGCCATCGAAACCCTGAACGGCAACTGGCGCTCGCCGGGCGGCGCGGTGAAATTCAATACCGTCACGCCGTCGGTTACCGGGCGCTGGTTCTCCGGCAACCAGACCTGGCCGTGGGATACCTGGAAACAGGCGTTTGCGATGGCGCACTTCAATCCGGAGATCGCCAAAGAGAACATCCGTGCGGTCTTCTCGTGGCAGGTCAAAGCCGACGATAAGGTGCGTCCGCAGGATGCCGGATTTGTTCCGGATCTGATCGCCTGGAACCTCAGTCCGGATCGCGGCGGCGACGGCGGGAACTGGAACGAACGCAATACCAAACCGAGCCTCGCAGCCTGGTCGGTGATGGAAGTGTATAAAACCACCCAGGACAAAGCCTGGCTGGAGGAGATGTATCCGAAACTGGTGGCTTATCACGACTGGTGGCTGCGCAACCGCGATCACAACCACAACGGCGTGCCGGAGTACGGTGCGACGCGCGATAAAGCCCACAACACTGAAAACGGCGAGATGCTGTTCACGGTGAAAACCGGCGATAAAGAGCACACCCTTTCCGGGCTTAAAAATTACGACGCGACCGTCAGCAAAGGCCAGTACGACAGCCTGCAAATTCCGGCGCAGGTGGCGGCGTCCTGGGAATCCGGGCGCGACGATGCGGCGGTGTTTGGCTTTATCGACAAAGATCAGCTGGATAAATATGTGCAGAATGGCGGGAAACGCAGCGACTGGACGGTGAGCTTCGCCGAAAACCGCGACGCCAAAGGCACCCTGCTCGGCTATTCCCTGATGCAGGAGTCCGTCGATCAGGCGAGCTATATGTTCAGCGATAACCGCTATCTGGCGGAAATGGCGACGATCCTCGGTAAACCCGAAGCGGCGAAGCACTACGGACAGCTGGCGGATAAGCTCGCGGGCTACATCAATACCTGCATGTTTGATGCGAAAAGTGGTTTTTATTACGACATTCGCATTGAAGAAAAACCGCTGTCCAACGGCTGCGCGGGCAAACCGATCGTCGAGCGCGGCAAAGGGCCGGAAGGCTGGTCGCCGCTGTTTAACGGCGCAGCGACGCAGGCGCACGCCGATGCGGTGGTGAAAGTGATGCTGGACCCGAAAGAGTTCAACACCTTCGTGCCACTCGGCACCGCGGCGTTAACCAACCCGGCGTTTGGCGCAGATATCTACTGGCGTGGGCGCGTATGGGTGGATCAGTTCTGGTTTGGGCTCAAAGGGATGGAGCGCTACGGGCATCGCGACGCGGCACTGAAACTGGCGGATACCTTCTTCCAGCACGCCAAAGGGCTGACCAGCGACGGGCCGATTCAGGAGAACTACAACCCGCTGACCGGTGCGCAGCAAGGTGCACCGAACTTCTCATGGAGTTCTGCGCATTTGTATATGTTGTATAACGATTTTTTCCGTAAGGAGTAG
- a CDS encoding Autoinducer 2 (AI-2) modifying protein LsrG: protein MNVTLVEINIKPERVDEFLEVFRANHEGAIQEPGNLRFDVLQDPRVKTRFFIYEAYKDEEAVLAHKKTPHYLACVDKLEALMSEPRKKRSFVGLMPE from the coding sequence ATGAACGTGACGTTAGTGGAAATCAATATCAAACCGGAGCGCGTGGATGAGTTTCTGGAGGTGTTTCGCGCTAATCACGAAGGGGCGATTCAGGAGCCGGGAAATCTGCGGTTTGACGTGTTGCAGGACCCGCGAGTGAAAACCCGGTTCTTTATCTACGAGGCGTATAAAGACGAAGAGGCGGTGCTGGCCCACAAGAAAACCCCGCACTATCTGGCGTGCGTCGATAAGCTTGAGGCGTTGATGTCGGAGCCGCGTAAGAAGCGCAGTTTTGTGGGGTTGATGCCGGAGTAA